From a single Nicotiana tabacum cultivar K326 chromosome 8, ASM71507v2, whole genome shotgun sequence genomic region:
- the LOC107812097 gene encoding uncharacterized protein LOC107812097, giving the protein MSKIEEIDPRDIDYHRWSRVHATVNRTWTMTSNIVESLNAVTKDARELPIFDLLEYMRTLLERWTNEKLLKANGTFTFLGSKFNKELENNRTLSHKLRVSASTDHIHTVIDGVKRYIVCLESKKCSCGQFQLEELPCVHALAALRNGNETYENYCSPYYTKKSLLRTCEIPVNPLPDESK; this is encoded by the exons ATGTCGAAGATTGAAGAGATAGACCCGCGTGATATTGACTATCATAGATGGTCAAGAGTACATGCAACGGTGAATAGAACTTGGACTATGACATCAAACATTGTAGAGTCGTTGAATGCTGTAACAAAAGATGCAAGAGAGCTGCCAATATTTGACCTATTAGAGTATATGAGGACACTTCTTGAACGTTGGACGAACGAGAAGTTATTGAAGGCAAATGGTACTTTCACATTCCTTGGGTCCAAATTCAACAAAGAATTGGAGAACAACAGAACATTATCTCATAAACTTAGG GTGAGTGCTTCAACAGATCATATCCATACTGTGATAGATGGTGTGAAGCGGTATATTGTGTGTCTTGAAAGCAAGAAATGTAGCTGTGGCCAGTTCCAACTTGAAGAACTTCCATGTGTGCATGCTTTGGCAGCTTTAAGGAACGGGAATGAAACTTATGAAAACTATTGCTCTCCGTATTACACAAAGAAGAGCCTACTGCGTACATGTGAAATACCAGTAAATCCCCTTCCTGATGAAAGTAAATGA